In Rhodanobacter humi, the following are encoded in one genomic region:
- a CDS encoding DHA2 family efflux MFS transporter permease subunit, whose amino-acid sequence MATTPENAAPLKPLHGGPLALLTIAVAFSTFMEVLDMTIVNVAVPHISGSLGVSPNEGTWTISSYALASAIMQPLTGWIARRFGEVRTFVVSVLLFVVFSMLCGVATTMPMLVVCRLLQGAGSGPMVALSLTLLLTSYPKEKQGIALALWAMTVVVAPIFGPILGGWLTDNFSWPWIFYINLPVGIAAAVITWSILHKRETKTFKAPIDMVGLVLLVVGVGCLQFMLDNGNDHDWFASPLILTLGITALVCLTFLVVWEIHAKHPVVDLSLFKQRNFTVGVVALTLGMFAFFGINVVFPLWLQIDLGYTATWAGLATAPVGVLAFLLSPILGKNMHRLELRAVVTFAFVIFALTSYWFASFDSNASFGTLVVPRFVMGLAIPCFFIPLNQIYLSGLPASEIASASGLSNFCRTMGSSMSTAITVTLWQHRSELHHANLTENVSPGHPAATQFLQDLAHHGMPHQQSLGLIDQLVNREALTLAVNDVFWGCAVLFLLLIPILWFAKPPFGSAGGAMGH is encoded by the coding sequence ATGGCCACCACGCCTGAGAACGCCGCCCCGCTGAAGCCGCTGCACGGCGGTCCGCTGGCGCTGCTCACCATCGCCGTCGCGTTCAGCACCTTCATGGAGGTGCTGGACATGACCATTGTCAACGTGGCCGTGCCGCACATCTCCGGCAGCCTGGGCGTGAGCCCGAATGAGGGCACCTGGACGATCAGTTCCTACGCGCTGGCCAGCGCGATCATGCAGCCGCTCACCGGTTGGATCGCGCGGCGCTTCGGCGAGGTGCGCACCTTCGTGGTCTCGGTGCTGCTGTTCGTGGTGTTCTCGATGCTGTGCGGCGTGGCCACCACGATGCCGATGCTGGTGGTCTGCCGCCTGCTGCAGGGCGCCGGCTCCGGCCCGATGGTGGCGCTGTCGCTGACCCTGCTGCTGACCAGTTACCCGAAGGAGAAGCAGGGCATTGCGCTGGCGCTGTGGGCGATGACCGTGGTGGTGGCGCCGATTTTCGGCCCGATCCTGGGCGGCTGGCTCACCGACAACTTCTCGTGGCCGTGGATCTTCTACATCAACTTGCCGGTGGGCATCGCCGCGGCGGTGATCACCTGGTCGATCCTGCACAAGCGCGAGACGAAGACCTTCAAGGCGCCGATCGACATGGTGGGTCTGGTGCTGCTGGTGGTGGGCGTGGGTTGCCTGCAGTTCATGCTGGACAACGGCAACGACCACGACTGGTTCGCGTCGCCGCTGATCCTCACGCTGGGCATCACCGCGCTGGTCTGCCTCACCTTCCTCGTCGTGTGGGAGATCCACGCCAAGCATCCGGTGGTCGACCTCTCGCTGTTCAAGCAGCGCAACTTCACCGTGGGCGTGGTGGCGCTGACGCTGGGCATGTTCGCGTTCTTCGGCATCAACGTGGTGTTCCCGCTGTGGCTGCAGATCGACCTGGGTTACACCGCCACCTGGGCCGGCCTCGCCACCGCGCCGGTAGGCGTGCTGGCCTTCCTGCTGTCGCCGATCCTGGGCAAGAACATGCACCGGCTGGAATTGCGCGCGGTGGTGACCTTCGCGTTCGTGATCTTCGCGCTCACCTCGTACTGGTTCGCCAGCTTCGACAGCAACGCCTCGTTCGGCACACTGGTGGTGCCCCGCTTCGTGATGGGCTTGGCCATCCCCTGCTTCTTCATCCCGCTGAACCAGATCTACCTGTCCGGCCTGCCCGCCTCGGAGATCGCCAGCGCCTCGGGCCTGTCCAACTTCTGCCGCACCATGGGTTCCTCCATGTCCACTGCGATCACGGTGACGCTGTGGCAGCACCGCAGCGAACTGCACCATGCCAACCTCACCGAGAACGTCAGCCCCGGCCACCCCGCGGCCACGCAGTTCCTGCAGGACCTCGCCCACCACGGCATGCCGCATCAGCAGAGCCTGGGGCTGATCGACCAGCTGGTGAACCGCGAGGCGCTCACCCTGGCGGTGAACGACGTGTTCTGGGGCTGCGCGGTGCTGTTCCTGCTGCTGATCCCGATCCTGTGGTTCGCCAAACCGCCGTTCGGCAGCGCGGGCGGTGCCATGGGGCACTGA
- the phaR gene encoding polyhydroxyalkanoate synthesis repressor PhaR produces MAQTKRTIKKYPNRRLYDTEISSYITLEEVRQLVLDNEDFEVRDAKTGEDLTRSVLLQIISEHEEKGQPMLSPQLLSQIIRFYGDSLQGFMGPYLERSLQVFLDQQQQFRTQLNSLMGQTPWAMVNELTERNMDAWKTMQRGLLDAAAQITPQGGSRGGHKKTG; encoded by the coding sequence ATGGCACAAACCAAGCGCACCATCAAAAAGTACCCGAACCGTCGGCTCTACGACACCGAGATCTCCAGCTACATCACGCTGGAGGAGGTGCGTCAGCTGGTGCTGGACAACGAGGACTTCGAAGTCCGCGATGCCAAGACCGGCGAGGATCTCACCCGCTCCGTGCTGCTGCAGATCATCTCCGAGCACGAGGAGAAGGGGCAGCCGATGCTGTCGCCCCAACTGCTCAGCCAGATCATCCGCTTCTACGGCGACTCGCTGCAGGGCTTCATGGGCCCGTACCTGGAGCGCAGCCTGCAGGTGTTCCTCGACCAGCAGCAGCAGTTCCGCACCCAGCTCAACAGCCTGATGGGGCAGACCCCGTGGGCGATGGTGAACGAGCTGACCGAGCGCAACATGGACGCGTGGAAGACCATGCAGCGCGGCCTGCTCGACGCCGCCGCGCAGATCACCCCGCAAGGCGGCAGCCGCGGCGGCCACAAGAAGACCGGCTGA
- the phbB gene encoding acetoacetyl-CoA reductase, which yields MSASPTSRLALVTGGLGGLGTEICRQLAKAGRRVVAADLPASESRLTGFREAVAEFGDAIGHEAMDVSDHAACAALIGRLEREHGGVDILVNAAGITRDASLRKMTPTQWHELMRVNLDGLFNTCHAVVEGMSTRGFGRIVNISSVNGQTGQFGQTNYSAAKAGVHGFSMALARETARKGVTVNTVSPGYCDTPMVAAVPAEIRAQIVAGIPVGRLGQPTDIARAVTFLTADDAGYLTGVNLPVNGGYFMSF from the coding sequence ATGAGCGCATCCCCCACTTCCCGCCTGGCCCTGGTCACCGGCGGCCTCGGCGGCCTCGGCACCGAAATCTGCCGCCAGTTGGCCAAGGCCGGCCGCCGCGTGGTCGCTGCCGACCTGCCCGCCAGCGAGTCGCGCCTCACGGGCTTCCGCGAGGCCGTCGCCGAGTTCGGCGACGCGATCGGCCACGAAGCGATGGACGTCAGCGACCACGCCGCCTGCGCCGCGCTGATCGGTCGCCTCGAACGCGAGCATGGCGGCGTGGACATCCTGGTCAACGCCGCCGGCATCACCCGCGACGCCAGCCTGCGCAAGATGACGCCCACGCAATGGCATGAGCTGATGCGGGTGAACCTCGACGGCCTGTTCAACACCTGCCACGCCGTGGTGGAGGGCATGAGCACGCGCGGCTTCGGCCGCATCGTCAACATCAGCTCGGTGAACGGCCAGACCGGCCAGTTCGGCCAGACCAACTACTCCGCCGCCAAGGCCGGCGTGCACGGTTTCAGCATGGCGCTGGCGCGCGAGACCGCACGCAAGGGCGTCACCGTCAACACCGTCTCGCCCGGCTACTGCGACACGCCCATGGTAGCTGCGGTGCCCGCCGAGATCCGCGCCCAGATCGTCGCCGGCATCCCGGTGGGTCGGCTGGGCCAGCCCACCGACATCGCCCGCGCCGTGACCTTCC